In one Dermacentor variabilis isolate Ectoservices chromosome 4, ASM5094787v1, whole genome shotgun sequence genomic region, the following are encoded:
- the LOC142579013 gene encoding cystinosin-like → MCYVLTRRGNFPSAVLPFLLAGIAALAPASGSRIRVSTHDLEWKLGDSSSFQVFLDPPLNETLFVSLVASKGEDLLADSPGRHVITPGSEGGLWLNLTARKAGYAIIHLNASLPDVDSSDAFVRISVLRLGWLNVLSAVFGWFYFIAWSISFYPQIYLNWKRRSVVGLSFDFIGLNLTGFLAYSFFNLGVYCSPVVQSEYYSRHPTGVLPVEVNDIVFGLHASLATLITVVQCLFYERKDQRMSLAARALLGIVWVGAALYGVITLAAGRHWSSPWLFYLYYFSYCKLVITLVKYIPQAILNFRRKSTIGWSIGNILLDFTGGTLSMLQMFIIAYNYDDWSSLFGNFTKFGLGLISIMFDVLFMLQHYVFYPNGNSALKKVPHDEL, encoded by the exons CGCTTGCTCCCGCCAGCGGAAGCCGGATTCGAGTCTCTACTCACGACCTGGAATGGAAACTTGGAGATTCATCAAGCTTTCAAGTCTTTCTCGA CCCACCGCTGAACGAGACTCTGTTTGTGAGCCTGGTTGCGTCCAAGGGCGAGGACCTGCTGGCCGACTCTCCGGGGCGTCACGTGATCACACCGGGATCAGAGGGTGGCCTCTGGCTCAACCTGACCGCGCGGAAGGCCGGCTACGCCATAATCCACCTCAACGCGTCGCTGCCTGACGTCGA TTCCAGCGACGCCTTCGTGCGCATCAGCGTCCTCCGTCTGGGCTGGCTCAACGTGCTGAGCGCAGTGTTCGGCTGGTTCTACTTCATCGCCTGGTCGATCTCCTTCTATCCGCAGATATACCTCAATTGGAAGCGCAGAAG TGTGGTTGGCTTGAGCTTCGACTTCATCGGCCTCAACCTAACGGGTTTCTTGGCGTACTCCTTCTTCAACCTTGGCGTCTACTGCAGTCCCGTCGTTCAG AGCGAGTACTACTCGCGCCACCCTACGGGAGTGCTGCCAGTCGAGGTGAACGACATCGTGTTCGGCCTGCACGCCTCGCTGGCTACACTGATCACGGTGGTCCAGTGCTTATTCTACGAG AGGAAGGACCAGCGGATGTCCCTGGCGGCTCGGGCGCTTCTGGGCATCGTCTGGGTCGGCGCAGCGCTCTACGGCGTGATAACGCTTGCGGCGGGCCGCCACTGGTCCAGCCCGTGGCTCTTCTACCTCTACTACTTTTCCTACTGCAAGCTCGTCATCACGCTGGTGAAGTACATCCCGCAG GCCATTCTCAACTTCAGGAGAAAATCTACGATTGGCTGGAGCATCGGGAACATACTCCTCGACTTCACCGGTGGAACCCTGAGCATGCTGCAGATGTTTATCATCGCCTATAATTACG ATGACTGGTCGTCGCTGTTCGGGAACTTCACCAAGTTTGGCCTTGGCCTGATCAGCATCATGTTCGACGTGCTGTTCATGCTGCAGCACTACGTCTTCTATCCCAATGGCAACAGTGCGCTCAAGAAAGTGCCCCACGACGAACTTTAG